The following coding sequences are from one Arachis hypogaea cultivar Tifrunner chromosome 7, arahy.Tifrunner.gnm2.J5K5, whole genome shotgun sequence window:
- the LOC140174248 gene encoding uncharacterized protein, which yields MKIRDINPMKLAWTLKVVIMRLYEFPIKWNPREIYSMELVLQDEMGDRIHCSIPKSNMVVFRTLIREHELYAMKNFIVQAIGQSVRTTSNKYKLSFYTKTFVSLLSSDNFLFNSFQFISYEKIEAMVGVNKNHLLGKSGY from the exons ATGAAAATCCGAG ATATCAACCCAATGAAGCTGGCTTGGACTTTAAAAGTCGTGATTATGCGCCTGTACGAGTTTCCTATCAAGTGGAACCCAAGAGAGATTTACAGCATGGAGTTGGTGCTTCAAGATGAAATG GGTGATCGTATACACTGTTCCATCCCGAAGTCAAATATGGTGGTATTTAGGACCTTGATTCGTGAGCATGAACTTTATGCaatgaaaaattttattgttCAAGCAATAGGACAATCTGTGCGAACAACTAGCAACAAGTATAAATTGAGCTTTTATACCAAGACCTTTGTTAGTTTACTTTCCAGCGACAATTTCCTGTTTAATTCTTTTCAGTTTATCTCCTATGAGAAGATTGAGGCAATGGTTGGTGTGAACAAGAACCATTTGCTGGGTAAATCAGGTTActga